The following proteins come from a genomic window of Metarhizium brunneum chromosome 2, complete sequence:
- the STL1_0 gene encoding Sugar transporter STL1: MAVPELEGRALLLTVTALTSLGFMLIGYDNGLMGGLVNSPAFGSSFDYPDSKMIGVIVAIFEVGCFLGSILSAIFGERLGRRTTIGHGCWIMIVGAVLQASSYGRAQLIVGRIVSGLGLGIINSTVPVLQAEFSPKATRGVYVCAQLSTLNFGIFLVYWIDYAFSSHTSSYAWRVPVILQCVCILPMLGILMLIPETPRWLASHDRPDDCLQVLARMKSSSINDPEVQRQHHNILQVVAFEASIGTGSWKDLLSNDRVKSQTRLLIACSIQAFQQLGGINAVIYYTNTLFSKSIGFDERMSALMSGFLQTWFFVASFIPWFLIDRIGRKPLFVSMISLMAAAMAVQAGLIYQVQNETNISHSAGIGAAVMLFVFQGAFTIGFQATVWVYPSEILPLRLRQKGSSISTAANWIFNYMVVQITPIAIENIGWKTYIIFAILNATWVPIIFFFFPETKGLELEDVDRLFAGDDVIESVGEKSMALATVEHVGRTDGTNERV; the protein is encoded by the exons ATGGCTGTGCCCGAGTTGGAGGGCCGAGCTCTTCTGCTCACTGTGACGGCATTGACGTCTCTGGGTTTCATGTTGATTGGATACGACAATGGCCTCATGGGCGGACTGG TCAATTCTCCCGCCTTCGGCAGCTCGTTCGATTACCCGGACTCCAAGATGATTGGGGTCATTGTTGCCATTTTCGAAG TGGGATGCTTCCTCGGTTCAATCCTCTCGGCCATCTTTGGCGAAAGACTCGGCCGCCGAACGACCATCGGACATGGTTGTTGGATCATGATTGTCGGTGCCGTCTTGCAGGCGTCCTCTTATGGCAGAGCCCAGCTCATTGTCGGCCGAATCGTATCCGGCCTCGGGCTGGGCATCATCAACTCGACAGTTCCTGTTTTACAAGCCGAGTTTAGCCCCAAGGCCACTCGGGGAGTCT ATGTCTGCGCCCAGTTGTCAACCCTCAACTttggcatcttcctcgtctaCTGGATCGATTACGCATTCTCCTCCCATACGAGCAGCTACGCTTGGCGGGTCCCGGTTATTCTGCAATGTGTATGTATCCTGCCAATGTTGGGAATTTTGATGCTCATCCCGGAGACGCCGAGGTGGCTGGCATCTCACGACCGGCCGGATGATTGCCTCCAAGTTCTCGCTAGAATGAAATCCTCCTCCATCAACGACCCCGAGGTGCAGCGGCAACATCATAATATTTTGCAGGTTGTCGCCTTCGAGGCTTCGATTGGTACAGGCTCGTGGAAGGACTTGTTGTCAAACGATCGTGTCAAGTCCCAGACCCGGTTGCTGATTGCTTGCTCCATTCAAGCTTTCCAGCAGCTTGGTGGAATCAATGCGGTTATTT ATTATACAAACACGCTGTTTTCCAAGAGCATCGGTTTTGATGAGAGAATGTCCGCACTCATGTCTGGTTTTCTACAGACCTGGTTCTTTGTGGCATCTTTTATTCCTTGGTTCTTGATTGACAGAATCGGACGAAAGCCTTTG TTCGTGTCAATGATTAGCTTGATggcagccgccatggctgtgcAAGCCGGCCTTATTTACCAGGTGCAGAACGAGACGAACATTTCTCATTCAGCGGGCATTGGCGCCGCAGTGATGCTTTTCGTATTTCAAGGCGCATTCACGATTGGGTTCCAGGCCACGGTCTGGGTGTATCC ATCCGAGATTCTTCCCCTCCGGCTGCGTCAGAAGGGATCTTCTATTTCCACTGCAGCAAACTGGATCTTCAATTAT ATGGTTGTGCAAATTACGCCCATTGCCATTGAGAATATCGGCTGGAAGACGTACATCATCTTCGCGATTCTCAACGCGACTTGGGTGCCcatcattttcttcttcttcccagaGACTAAAGGGCTGGAGTTGGAAGACGTTGATCGATTGTTCGCAGGAGACGATGTAATCGAGTCCGTGGGAGAAAAGTCGATGGCATTGGCTACGGTTGAACATGTCGGTCGTACTGATGGGACAAACGAACGTGTTTGA
- the phaB gene encoding Acetoacetyl-CoA reductase gives MTVYHLQSVDNDLRGRLALVTGSSGGIGSACAKALASEGCDVVLHYSASKEKSESLASELQNRYPSQVFVTAQADLTDRESTRSLVSRILSDAVVSEKHKAISVLVANAGLGRRIRDVKDIGEQDWDEMMEVNIRSQFVVTRSCVEGMRAQEWGRVILVGSIASRGSGLNGCHYAASKGALSSMGLNLATLLAPEGVTVNVVSPAMIGSTGMIPTPKERTWASDVNVEALKESDPGLAIASSVPVHRLGAPEEVANVVAMFAKTGYMTGQDILLTGGLK, from the exons ATGACTGTGTATCATCTCCAATCCGTGGACAACGACCTTCGGGGTCGGCTGGCCCTGGTTACGGGATCAAG CGGTGGTATCGGTTCGGCGTGTGCAAAGGCATTGGCGTCTGAAGGCTGCGATGTTGTGCTTCACTACTCTGCAAGCAAA gaGAAATCGGAATCTCTAGCTTCTGAGCTACAAAATCGCTACCCATCACAGGTATTCGTCACCGCGCAAGCCGACCTCACGGATCGGGAATCCACGCGGTCGCTCGTCTCCAGAATCCTCTCCGATGCGGTCGTCTCAGAGAAGCACAAGGCTATATCTGTGTTAGTCGCAAACGCCGGGCTTGGACGCCGCATCAGGGACGTCAAGGACATTGGGGAGCAAGATTGGGATGAAATGATGGAGGTCAATATCCGGAGTCAATTCGTCGTGACGAGGTCCTGTGTGGAGGGGATGCGCGCACAAGAATGGGGAAGGGTTATTCTGGTGGGCAGCATCGCGAGTCGCGGGAGCGGGCTCAACGGATGCCATTACGCAGCTTCAAAGGGAGCCCTGTC CTCTATGGGGTTAAACTTGGCTACTCTGCTCGCACCAGAGGGCGTGACCGTCAATGTG GTTTCACCGGCCATGATCGGGTCAACAGGCATGATCCCAACGCCAAAGGAACG GACGTGGGCTTCAGACGTCAACGTCGAGGCATTGAAAGAATCAGATCCCGGCCTGGCCATTGCCAGCAGCGTGCCAGTGCATCGACTAGGAGCTCCAGAAGAAGTAGCAAACGTCGTGGCAAT GTTCGCAAAGACGGGATACATGACTGGGCAGGACATATTGTTAACCGGCGGTTTGAAATAG